GGATGATGTGGCAGCAGGGAAGCTGGTCTCACGAATCTCACAGCATAATAAATACGCCTGCAGTTCTGTGGTCCATGGCGAGTCCGACTCAAGGCAACATCCAACAAGATAGCTTCATCTCTTGAGTCCTAGGACATTTGCACACCCCTCAACTCCACGCAACAGAGATCGACAACGCCAAGATGTGAGTCATTGACTAAGGTACCCAGGGGGATATCAAGCGCGCCATATCATTGACGAAGCATCTACGTAGTCTTTTCTGGCCATTAAACTAGCCCAACATCTTTCCAGATACCTATTCAGCCTAGGTAGTCCGATATGGCTGTGAGTCAAGCATGGATCCCTCTCTTCATGACGATGCGAAGGTTAACCGACCCGCCAGCCCGGAGATACAGTTCGAATTCGCGGCAACCCGGTCCTGTACAAAGTCATTGCAGTAAATGGCTGCATGCTCaccatcttggtgatgaaTCCGCAACCAGATGGGCAGTACCTGGACTTCAGTCCGACCTCGATACAAACTATAGACGAATATCGCGTCGAAAAGGTGGATGATTGTTGAGTGGAGAGTCGGATTTACCTTGATGTGTTTTGTCGCCATTGTGTGGTCAGATTTCTGCATGGGATACCCTCGTTTTAAACTTATTGTCTGGTACGGCATTTGGACGGATATTTGACTTTCAAGAGAGCACTTTCTAGACTTCTTTTCCTTATATACtacctaaggtacctaaCGTCTGATCTCCGAGATTGTTGATAAGTAAGGTATCATCGTTTTGGGGTGTGTTTTGGAAATGACATgtactgctgctgcgagaTTTATGAACGTAAACGAAAGTCTGTTGCGCACAGATATGCCTCCAGAAGACCATGATGGGACCGATATGGTGGAAGTACCATGGATAGGTCTGTCTCCacagcaaccaaccccccggCACCCATGTACGCTCGGTATTACATTCAAGACCACTATGCGTAAGAAATACCGCTTGGTTATGTATTTAACGCCAAGATAGGTAGATATGTTTCCAGCTACCTACATGAGTAACCAGCAACAGGTAATAATTCAGATGCTGGACGGTGATGGGAAATGGGAACACCCAGAACATAGGTACGTCATGTAGGTGAAGTAGTGACTGCTCCGGAATGATGTCCACTTAAATTCTCCACGACAAGATCAAGCCTGTCACTTTATTGCGGGGTGAAAATCTGGGGAAAGGCTGGTCCGGATATTATATCAACCCCCGTCCCTTGACCTCAAAGCAACTCACACCCTCTTGTTCGGTCTCATCCCTGACATGGCCCCTGACAGCAAACTTCACATTACCTAAGTCGACTTCCATCCTAATGACTACCTACAACACATGAAGCTTTTGTATGACTGTGAAGATAGagtctttctcttttccattGCAGCTGTTGAAACACTTCAAGTTCGGTCAATATACCTAATTTAAGATGCTCACGCATTTAGTCTGGGGCTTATGGCTTTGGTCATGCCGGTACGGGCGGGGGTCCGATGCCTATCTAGATTGCCACTGCTGGTCCGTTGCGTTCACAACTCGCAACTATCTAGTGACTTAGGTGTGCCAGTCTTGATAATTTGCTGCCTGCCCGTGTTTCAAGTACCCCTTTTACTGCTGTTGCACTCCCAGAAATGCTCTGACACCTGCAACcctttccaactcctccataGTCTCGGACCAGAGCTTAGCTTCAaccttccttccttcctctgtATTCATCATGTGGTGTCCCCTACGGGTTGTCAGTAAACTTTTAAGTTTCTTGAATATTTGCACCAGAATGGAACATGGCATACGAATCGATCTCCCAATTTCTCACCAATCTTCCATGactctcctctcccttcgCATCTACCGCATCGACATACGCCCACGCCCCCCGAGTCATCGTCCTTCCTGCCAGACTGGCCATGACGTTGCCGATTAACCTCGCTGGGAAAAACACCAACTTCTGAAGCCCCGGGTTTTTGAACAAGGCTGGATCAACCGCATTGACAATCAGGGTGAGACCATGCTGCTGTCAGACGCGGGCGGTGGCCAGACCAAGGCCGGTGTTGGCCTTGTGATCGACGCTATTTTGCCGACAAAAGAGGTACATtctggaggagaaaaaggttGGGCGAAGAACTGAGAGGTCAGGGCCAACCAAAGGTCACAGGTGAGGGATTTGGTTTCAAAGTGGGCCACGGCGGAGGGGCGGGATTTCCAGCCAGCAAGGAGGGCCACGATGGGGAACTCGAGTAGATTGGTTAGAATTTCGTGACACATAACTCATCGCTGGGTGACACATAGGCATAAGATGGGCAAGAAAGCAGATGGACAAGAGGGGATGAAGTGATTTCCTGGCGGTCTGTCACTACAGGTAAATCCTATTAGACTGATCGAGGTGGGGCTGTTGTTTCGCGGCCAGTGCCATGGTTTCGAACCCAATCTGCGCCACACTCGGTTGACTGCGACTCTGAGATCGACCAACCCGGGCGTGCCTGTTCAATCTCCAACCGCAGCGGTCGGCTTGGTGGTTGACCACGGCGTTGGTCTTTGGGTCGGTCTGGTCATTGACTGAAATAGACATCATATTCTGCCTCGCTTCTACTTGATTCAAGAGCTCCCCATCCAGACTGAGCTTTATCTCTAgtatttctttctttttttttctgccgCATCATTGACTCCAAATGTGGCCACCAGGGAAATAATGAATCACCAACACACACGATGGCCATTATCAGCGCAGGGTGAGCGACCTCGATTGTCATTGCAGACAGCCTCACCCACTGAAAACAGTCCCGGGCTGCCCCCATACCCCGTCAATGACCAGGATGCCCGTTTACTTGTTGCGTCAAAGCTATGGGGTGAACAGAGGCGATTTTCAGATTCTTTCTCTCAAATGTCCAACGAAGCCCTCTATCACGAGTCGTTGGACAAGTTGAACCTCTCCTGCCGCACAGGTTTAAGCTTCAACTTCAAAGAACAAACCGAACAGGAAGCGCAATTGGTGGTTGATCTCGGCGGAAGTGTCACACATATCCCGTCCCCACAACCATCCCCGACATATAAGCCGGCAGGTTTACCATCCAGGGCTGCCCTAACTTACACACCTGCCAACGCCAAAACATATCCTTCTGCGGAGTGGGAACTCACCAACGACAAACCCCAAGCGGAAGGAGATGGATTCATGCTGTGGAAGGAATACGCGCCAGTGATTCTGACGCGCCGTTCTTCCTCACTCCAGTCAGAGAGAGAGCAGGTCCTCGATGCAGTATCTAGTCTCGGCTTGAAGGGTCCTGTCAAAGGCCTTGGGAAGCTGTCAAGGCCGGTTCTGAACAAGTACTACCGCACAGAGC
This window of the Podospora pseudoanserina strain CBS 124.78 chromosome 3, whole genome shotgun sequence genome carries:
- a CDS encoding hypothetical protein (EggNog:ENOG503PYIY); this encodes MAPGDTVRIRGNPVLYKVIAVNGCMLTILVMNPQPDGQYLDFSPTSIQTIDEYRVEKVDDC
- a CDS encoding hypothetical protein (EggNog:ENOG503P1CY; COG:Q) produces the protein MASLAGRTMTRGAWAYVDAVDAKGEESHGRLVRNWEIDSGHHMMNTEEGRKVEAKLWSETMEELERVAGVRAFLGVQQQ